In Edaphobacter dinghuensis, one genomic interval encodes:
- a CDS encoding MogA/MoaB family molybdenum cofactor biosynthesis protein translates to MNQGFSADTRAVVLTVSDRCSRGEQVDVSGPAVARLLKAAGISAVSMRILPDEMDAIITALRHYARNAQLIVTTGGTGLAARDVTPDATRLVCERLVEGIAERMRADGLQHTPFAALSRAVCGITGKTLVVNLPGSPAGAESSLRSVLPLLPHALALLAGDTAHLASNAG, encoded by the coding sequence GTGAATCAAGGGTTTTCTGCCGATACACGTGCGGTTGTGCTCACGGTCAGCGATCGCTGCTCCAGGGGCGAACAGGTCGATGTCTCCGGGCCAGCCGTCGCCCGGTTGCTGAAGGCCGCTGGAATTAGTGCAGTATCCATGCGAATCCTGCCCGATGAGATGGATGCAATCATCACGGCCCTGCGGCACTATGCGCGTAATGCGCAGCTGATTGTCACCACCGGAGGGACAGGGCTGGCGGCACGGGACGTGACCCCGGACGCTACCCGGCTGGTGTGCGAGCGGCTGGTTGAGGGCATAGCGGAACGGATGCGGGCTGATGGCCTGCAACACACTCCATTCGCGGCGCTTAGTCGTGCAGTTTGTGGGATTACAGGAAAGACTCTGGTTGTGAATCTGCCGGGAAGTCCAGCAGGGGCGGAGAGCTCGCTGCGATCGGTGCTTCCGCTGCTGCCGCATGCCCTGGCTCTGTTGGCGGGAGACACGGCGCATCTTGCGTCCAATGCAGGATAG
- a CDS encoding heme-binding domain-containing protein, with amino-acid sequence MAMTSSERLRLIKTAVILGVVFIGIQFIRPELKNPPVTADLQAPPEVKQILKTSCYSCHSNETKLPWFDEVAPAYWIATSDVKEARKHLNFSEIGKLRVAQQKGLLFEAISNIQTGAMPLPSYRRVHPGSRVTLAQMAVLKSWLNPPAPTGAANTSAADAGYERWIQASSVVPDVHPSPNGIEFMPDYRNWKVISCTDRFDNHTMREILGNDIAVKAIAENHINPWPDGTAFAKVAWRQLPDGKGIIRTGAFIQVEFMIRDSDKYASTKGWGWARWRGADLVPYGKDAAFTSECINCHAPVRNSDYVYTLPIGGQQ; translated from the coding sequence ATGGCTATGACATCGTCTGAGCGCCTTAGGCTCATCAAGACGGCAGTGATATTGGGAGTAGTTTTTATCGGCATCCAGTTTATTCGGCCAGAGTTGAAGAACCCTCCAGTAACGGCTGACCTTCAGGCGCCGCCGGAGGTGAAACAGATTCTCAAAACCTCGTGCTATAGCTGCCACTCGAACGAGACGAAGCTGCCATGGTTCGACGAGGTTGCGCCGGCATACTGGATTGCCACCAGCGATGTTAAAGAGGCGCGCAAGCACCTGAACTTCTCCGAGATCGGCAAACTTCGCGTCGCGCAGCAAAAAGGGCTTCTCTTCGAGGCCATCAGCAACATTCAAACCGGCGCAATGCCTCTGCCGTCGTATCGTCGCGTGCATCCCGGATCGAGAGTGACGCTGGCGCAGATGGCGGTATTGAAGTCATGGCTCAACCCACCGGCTCCAACCGGTGCAGCCAATACAAGCGCAGCCGACGCAGGCTACGAGCGATGGATTCAGGCAAGCAGCGTAGTCCCCGATGTGCATCCCTCTCCCAATGGCATCGAGTTCATGCCCGATTACAGAAACTGGAAGGTCATCAGCTGCACCGACCGCTTCGACAACCACACCATGCGCGAGATCCTCGGCAACGACATCGCGGTTAAGGCCATCGCAGAAAACCACATCAACCCGTGGCCCGATGGAACTGCCTTCGCTAAGGTTGCGTGGCGGCAACTACCCGATGGCAAGGGCATCATCCGGACCGGAGCTTTTATCCAGGTAGAGTTCATGATTCGCGACAGCGACAAATACGCCTCCACCAAAGGCTGGGGATGGGCGAGATGGCGCGGAGCCGACCTCGTCCCTTATGGAAAAGACGCGGCCTTCACCAGTGAATGCATCAATTGCCATGCTCCGGTACGCAACAGCGACTATGTCTACACCCTGCCGATCGGAGGCCAGCAGTGA
- a CDS encoding carboxymuconolactone decarboxylase family protein, producing the protein MFDMKNLTKLKRLDENAPDAMKAFWAFDKAVFTEGTIDVLHKQLMAVAVALTTQCPYCIELHTKAARDAGATDQMLAETAAVAAAMRAGAAITHATHLFKS; encoded by the coding sequence ATGTTCGACATGAAAAATCTCACCAAATTGAAGCGGCTGGACGAAAACGCGCCGGACGCGATGAAAGCCTTCTGGGCCTTCGACAAGGCCGTCTTCACCGAAGGCACAATCGATGTACTGCATAAGCAGTTGATGGCTGTTGCAGTTGCGCTGACAACCCAGTGTCCTTACTGCATCGAGTTGCACACCAAGGCGGCGCGCGACGCCGGCGCGACCGACCAGATGCTTGCGGAGACTGCTGCAGTGGCCGCTGCAATGCGTGCTGGTGCCGCCATCACTCACGCAACGCACCTGTTTAAGAGCTGA
- a CDS encoding MBL fold metallo-hydrolase RNA specificity domain-containing protein, with product MGIRLHFWGAAQTVTGSSHHLECAGQNVLLDCGLFQGHRQQGREINAHLALPVEQLNAVVLSHAHIDHSGDLPLLAKQGYRGPIYTTPATVDLCEKMLKDSAHIQESDAEFVNKRWRRRKAIGMNGEADGATPLYTQEDAAQAVEQFKPVKLHTPQLLAGSTADAGFTTTTYDAGHMLGSTCVLVEAKEQGQTTRLLFSGDVGRKGLPIIHDPDTAPAAEYLIMESTYGNRLHQPIGPVKKKLANLVNRTVARGGHIVMPAFAVGRTQQVVMLLHELIDAKAIPDIPIFVDSPLAVNVTDVFRKHEEEWDEGARAFADLHEDPFGWRRLKYTRTVEESKALNGLHVPFIVISASGMCEAGRVLHHLKNSIEDPRNLVLITGFQAQNTLGRAIVEKQPEVKIFGEPLRLRAEVDSIGELSGHADQRELLEWMQPIVPTLKQVFLVHGEPDAQQALKAEIEKMYKLNVVCPKRGDRFEVG from the coding sequence ATGGGGATTCGATTGCATTTTTGGGGCGCGGCACAAACCGTTACCGGGTCTTCGCATCATCTGGAGTGCGCGGGACAGAATGTGCTGCTGGACTGCGGGCTGTTTCAGGGACACAGGCAACAGGGCCGGGAGATCAATGCGCATCTTGCATTGCCGGTGGAGCAGTTGAACGCGGTGGTGCTCTCGCATGCGCACATCGACCATAGCGGCGACCTGCCGCTGCTGGCGAAGCAGGGATATCGCGGACCTATTTATACGACTCCGGCAACGGTGGATTTGTGCGAGAAGATGCTGAAGGACAGCGCACACATTCAGGAATCGGACGCGGAGTTTGTGAATAAGCGCTGGCGACGGCGAAAGGCGATCGGCATGAATGGCGAGGCCGATGGAGCGACGCCGCTGTACACGCAGGAAGACGCCGCACAGGCGGTCGAGCAGTTCAAGCCGGTAAAGTTGCATACGCCGCAGTTGCTGGCTGGCTCGACGGCGGATGCAGGGTTTACGACGACGACCTATGATGCGGGGCACATGCTGGGTTCGACTTGTGTGCTGGTCGAGGCAAAAGAGCAGGGGCAGACGACGCGGCTGCTGTTCTCGGGAGATGTGGGACGCAAGGGGCTGCCGATCATCCACGATCCGGATACGGCACCGGCGGCCGAGTATCTCATTATGGAGAGCACGTATGGAAACAGGCTGCATCAGCCGATAGGGCCGGTGAAGAAGAAGCTGGCGAACCTGGTGAATCGTACGGTCGCGCGTGGCGGACACATTGTGATGCCCGCGTTTGCCGTTGGCCGCACGCAGCAGGTGGTGATGCTGCTGCATGAGCTGATCGATGCCAAGGCGATTCCTGACATTCCTATCTTTGTGGATAGTCCGTTGGCTGTGAATGTGACGGACGTGTTTCGCAAACACGAGGAAGAATGGGATGAGGGCGCACGCGCCTTCGCCGATCTTCATGAAGATCCGTTTGGATGGAGGCGGTTGAAATATACGCGTACGGTGGAGGAGAGCAAGGCGCTGAATGGGCTGCATGTGCCGTTCATCGTGATCTCGGCCTCGGGAATGTGCGAGGCGGGACGGGTGCTGCATCATCTGAAGAACAGCATCGAAGACCCGAGGAACCTGGTATTGATTACCGGCTTTCAGGCGCAGAATACGCTGGGCCGCGCCATCGTAGAGAAGCAACCCGAGGTGAAGATCTTTGGTGAGCCGTTGCGGCTGCGGGCCGAGGTGGACTCGATTGGCGAGTTGAGCGGACATGCCGACCAGCGCGAGCTTCTGGAGTGGATGCAGCCGATTGTGCCTACTCTGAAGCAGGTATTTCTGGTACATGGCGAGCCGGATGCGCAACAGGCGTTGAAGGCAGAGATTGAGAAGATGTACAAGCTGAACGTCGTCTGTCCCAAGCGCGGCGACCGGTTTGAGGTGGGATAG
- a CDS encoding energy transducer TonB family protein: protein MPPVETPPHSVPPPTTPVKVRSGRFGELEEHELIHLLDSLDDERSRARFRESIYISVIVYLALAWFLFYGPRVIFHQPRVIDPMSVLKERDKNITYLNTPSDISKALPQKPVKTPKPTIDQKTLKQLQAMEKARPAPAPPAPTPAPAAQQPAPQQARQQTPPTPQPQPIHPQQDAIVDAPKPAPTRPNFGNPNQSAGETIRNAAQAAAQNRGDGDFGTGIPVAHQGLNTGVDILSDTMGVDFNPYLKRIIYEIYHTWLPLIPEEARPPLNKQGETLIRFTILPDGRIGAMTLDGSTHDQAIDRAAWGSITGVGQFPPLPKEFHGPNLELRIHYLVNKNPE from the coding sequence ATGCCACCTGTCGAAACACCGCCTCATTCCGTCCCGCCGCCAACTACACCGGTCAAGGTGCGCTCCGGACGTTTCGGCGAACTCGAAGAACACGAACTCATCCATCTGCTTGATTCGCTGGATGACGAGCGCTCCCGCGCCCGCTTCCGCGAGTCCATCTATATCTCCGTTATCGTCTATCTTGCCCTGGCATGGTTCCTCTTCTATGGCCCGCGCGTCATCTTCCACCAGCCCCGTGTCATCGATCCGATGTCGGTTCTCAAAGAGCGGGACAAGAACATCACCTATCTCAATACGCCAAGCGACATCTCGAAGGCGCTGCCGCAAAAGCCGGTCAAGACGCCAAAGCCGACGATCGATCAAAAGACGTTAAAGCAGCTTCAGGCCATGGAGAAAGCGCGACCTGCCCCGGCCCCTCCCGCTCCAACCCCCGCGCCGGCAGCGCAACAACCTGCGCCGCAGCAGGCCCGGCAGCAGACTCCTCCAACCCCGCAGCCGCAGCCAATTCACCCCCAGCAGGATGCGATTGTCGACGCTCCGAAGCCCGCGCCTACGCGGCCAAACTTCGGCAACCCGAATCAGAGTGCCGGTGAGACCATCCGCAATGCGGCTCAGGCAGCAGCACAAAATCGTGGTGATGGCGACTTTGGCACCGGCATCCCCGTAGCGCATCAGGGCCTCAACACCGGCGTCGACATCCTCTCCGATACCATGGGGGTCGACTTTAACCCCTACCTCAAGCGGATCATCTACGAGATCTACCACACCTGGCTTCCGCTCATCCCCGAGGAAGCGCGGCCTCCGCTCAACAAGCAGGGCGAAACCCTCATCCGTTTCACCATCTTGCCTGACGGCCGCATCGGGGCCATGACCCTCGACGGCTCCACGCACGACCAGGCCATCGACCGCGCTGCCTGGGGCTCCATCACAGGAGTAGGCCAGTTCCCGCCGCTGCCCAAGGAGTTCCACGGCCCGAACCTCGAGCTGCGCATCCACTACCTCGTCAATAAGAATCCCGAGTAG
- a CDS encoding DUF6580 family putative transport protein, whose product MVAYLVLLFAVFSRLLPHLFHTTAIGFTAVGGGLLYFGARRSRWQAIIAVLALMGVDYYLTVFAYGYAFHTSAYLVTWIWYGAICLLGHQMLSGKPSVLRVTAGVLASATSFFIFSNLAVWMGSIMYPHTAAGLSACYIAAIPFYANDLISTAITAGALFGLPALVRSIAQTMDEMHGNHIA is encoded by the coding sequence ATGGTCGCCTATCTCGTTCTGCTCTTTGCCGTCTTCAGCCGCTTGCTGCCGCACCTGTTCCACACCACCGCCATCGGTTTTACCGCGGTCGGCGGCGGTCTTCTCTACTTCGGAGCGCGCCGCAGCCGCTGGCAGGCCATCATCGCTGTCCTTGCCTTAATGGGAGTCGACTACTACCTCACCGTCTTTGCCTATGGCTATGCCTTCCACACCAGCGCCTATCTCGTCACTTGGATCTGGTACGGCGCGATCTGCCTGCTGGGGCACCAGATGTTGAGCGGCAAGCCCTCGGTTCTGCGCGTGACTGCTGGCGTTCTGGCTTCGGCTACGTCGTTCTTTATCTTCAGCAACCTGGCTGTCTGGATGGGCAGCATCATGTATCCGCACACGGCTGCCGGTCTCAGCGCCTGCTATATCGCGGCCATCCCCTTTTATGCCAATGATTTGATCTCCACCGCCATCACCGCAGGGGCTCTTTTTGGCCTTCCCGCTCTGGTTCGGAGCATCGCCCAGACCATGGACGAGATGCACGGCAACCACATCGCCTAA
- a CDS encoding glycine C-acetyltransferase produces the protein MSDKTPRPQLAHLTAQLEDLRQRGTHFKLRVLDDEQAPVCTYDGKRVINLASNNYLGLCNHPKLREAAIAATKKYGVGSGAVRTIAGTMHIHMELEEKIAAFKGVEACVVFQSGFTANAGTVSSILGKEDFILSDELNHASIIDGARLSRAKIKVFRHKDIAHAEDLLKEIQHEPGRKLLITDGVFSMDGDIGPVDKLCDLADQYGAIMMVDDAHASGVLGRNGRGSVDHFHCTQRVDVQVGTLSKAIGALGGYVCGSRDLIDYLYHRARPFLFSTSHPPSVAATCIAAFDLLEIEPERIQRLWDNTNYFKQQLTAAGFDTGGRTTPASETPITPILIGDGRATMDFSRSLFQAGLMATGIAFPTVPEGKARIRTIMTSEHTREQIDQALEILITVARKMNILPA, from the coding sequence ATGAGCGACAAAACCCCCCGCCCCCAGCTCGCCCACCTCACCGCACAGCTCGAAGACCTGCGTCAACGCGGCACCCACTTCAAACTTCGCGTCCTCGATGACGAGCAGGCGCCCGTCTGCACCTACGACGGCAAGCGCGTCATCAACCTCGCCAGCAACAACTATCTCGGCCTCTGCAACCACCCCAAACTCCGCGAAGCCGCCATCGCCGCCACGAAAAAATACGGCGTCGGCTCAGGCGCCGTCCGCACCATCGCCGGAACCATGCACATCCACATGGAGCTTGAGGAGAAGATCGCCGCCTTCAAAGGCGTCGAAGCCTGCGTCGTCTTTCAATCCGGCTTCACCGCGAATGCTGGCACCGTCTCCAGCATCCTCGGCAAAGAAGACTTCATCCTCTCCGACGAGCTCAACCACGCCAGCATCATCGACGGAGCGCGCCTCTCTCGCGCCAAGATCAAAGTCTTCCGCCACAAAGACATCGCCCACGCCGAAGATCTGCTCAAAGAGATCCAGCACGAGCCCGGCCGCAAGCTCCTCATCACCGACGGCGTCTTCTCGATGGATGGCGACATCGGCCCTGTCGACAAGCTCTGCGATCTCGCTGACCAATATGGAGCCATCATGATGGTCGATGACGCCCACGCCAGCGGTGTCCTCGGTCGCAACGGTCGCGGCTCGGTCGATCACTTCCACTGCACCCAGCGCGTCGACGTGCAGGTAGGCACGCTCTCCAAAGCCATCGGCGCTCTCGGCGGCTACGTCTGCGGCAGCCGCGACCTCATCGACTACCTCTACCACCGCGCCCGGCCCTTCCTCTTCTCCACCTCGCACCCACCCTCGGTCGCAGCCACCTGCATCGCAGCGTTCGACCTGCTCGAGATCGAACCCGAGCGCATCCAGCGCCTCTGGGACAACACCAACTACTTCAAGCAGCAGCTCACTGCAGCCGGTTTCGACACCGGAGGCCGCACCACGCCTGCTAGCGAGACCCCCATCACTCCCATCCTCATCGGCGATGGCCGTGCGACAATGGACTTTTCACGTTCTCTCTTCCAGGCCGGCCTCATGGCCACCGGAATCGCCTTTCCCACCGTACCCGAGGGCAAAGCTCGCATTCGCACCATCATGACCAGCGAACACACCCGCGAACAGATCGACCAGGCCCTCGAAATTCTCATCACTGTTGCAAGAAAGATGAATATTCTCCCCGCATGA
- the miaA gene encoding tRNA (adenosine(37)-N6)-dimethylallyltransferase MiaA: MVINPLIVLVGPTASGKTSLALRLAEEFNGEIVSCDSVAVYREMEIGTAKPSLEERSLIPHHMIDIAWPDEACTAGDYSRQAREALAGITERGHLPIVAGGTGLYLRALIDGLFPSPPTHPGRREVLRRRAETRGPAYLHRLLTRLDPTAAAAIHANDVSKVVRAIEVSLAAKQPLTEQWQKGRDALTGYEILRLGLEPPRPLLYERINQRAAAMFDGGLIEETERLIERYGRDCRPLTSLGYAEAAAVIRNELTREQAVTQAQQGHRNYAKRQATWFRRDTEIHWLKGFGNQQDIVEQAHQLVSLHLNK; encoded by the coding sequence ATGGTGATCAACCCGCTCATCGTTCTCGTCGGCCCCACCGCCAGCGGAAAGACCTCGCTTGCGTTGCGTCTTGCCGAGGAATTCAACGGCGAGATCGTAAGCTGCGACTCGGTCGCCGTCTATCGCGAGATGGAGATCGGCACGGCCAAGCCATCGCTCGAAGAGCGCTCCCTCATTCCGCATCACATGATCGACATCGCGTGGCCCGACGAGGCCTGTACCGCCGGAGACTACAGCCGACAGGCACGCGAAGCCCTCGCAGGCATCACCGAGCGCGGCCATCTCCCCATCGTCGCCGGTGGCACCGGCCTTTACCTCCGCGCTCTCATCGACGGCCTCTTCCCTTCACCGCCCACCCATCCCGGCCGTCGCGAAGTCCTTCGCCGTCGGGCTGAGACGCGCGGCCCAGCCTACCTTCATCGTCTGCTCACCCGCCTTGACCCGACCGCCGCCGCGGCCATCCATGCCAACGATGTCTCCAAAGTCGTTCGCGCCATCGAAGTATCGCTCGCCGCCAAACAGCCTTTGACCGAGCAATGGCAGAAGGGCCGCGATGCGCTCACCGGATACGAAATCCTTCGCCTCGGCCTCGAACCGCCCCGCCCGCTGCTCTACGAGCGCATCAACCAGCGTGCCGCGGCCATGTTCGACGGCGGCCTCATCGAAGAGACTGAGCGCCTCATCGAGCGATACGGCCGTGACTGCCGTCCGCTTACCTCGCTAGGGTATGCCGAGGCCGCAGCCGTTATCCGCAACGAGCTCACTCGCGAGCAGGCAGTCACACAGGCTCAGCAGGGGCATCGCAACTATGCCAAGCGCCAGGCTACCTGGTTCCGCCGCGATACCGAAATTCACTGGCTTAAAGGCTTTGGAAATCAACAAGATATCGTTGAGCAAGCCCATCAGCTCGTTTCCTTGCATCTCAACAAATAA
- a CDS encoding YqaA family protein has translation MKIHPVALFHKLNTALLVLMKPLGAWGLGALAIVDTSSIPVPIDALVIDYVAHDHDKFLLYCLMAAMGSAIGSMVPYYFGRAGGELFLLKRINRHRYEALRDKFERQEFLAIMIPAMMPPPMPVKVIEFAAGVFEMKPLLYFGAIFAGKFVRFGLEGLITLLYGPAILSTIGVAFHEHLGYVLGFIGIIVGLLVFFIVRKLFAKRRGTQFPAEDSPSE, from the coding sequence GTGAAAATCCATCCGGTTGCACTCTTTCATAAGCTGAACACCGCGCTGCTTGTCCTGATGAAGCCTTTGGGAGCCTGGGGACTAGGCGCGCTGGCGATCGTCGATACGTCTTCGATTCCCGTGCCGATCGATGCGCTGGTGATCGACTACGTGGCGCACGATCACGATAAGTTCCTTCTTTACTGCCTGATGGCTGCCATGGGCTCAGCCATCGGAAGCATGGTCCCTTACTACTTTGGCCGTGCCGGAGGCGAGCTCTTCCTGCTGAAGCGCATTAATCGGCATCGCTACGAGGCCTTGCGCGATAAGTTTGAGCGGCAGGAGTTTCTGGCGATCATGATTCCGGCGATGATGCCCCCTCCTATGCCGGTGAAAGTAATCGAGTTCGCGGCGGGTGTCTTTGAGATGAAGCCGCTGCTGTACTTTGGCGCGATCTTTGCCGGTAAGTTTGTGCGCTTTGGTCTGGAAGGACTGATCACCCTCCTCTACGGACCCGCCATTCTCAGTACTATCGGCGTGGCCTTTCATGAGCATCTTGGCTATGTGCTTGGTTTTATTGGAATTATTGTCGGATTGCTGGTATTTTTCATCGTTCGCAAGCTCTTCGCAAAGCGGCGGGGAACACAGTTTCCGGCAGAAGACAGCCCCTCGGAGTAG
- a CDS encoding TonB-dependent receptor, translating to MKILHASAACAILLCLNLSAQTPCSGSKVAGTVRDTTGAIIPGASVTLDGGETTQSGDAGQFRFACAAAGQHDLQVSATSFAAKDIKVHVPQPKTELVVILQPEDVTTSVNVGEDSGNEVNAAASGTSQTIAGDQLSTLADDPDDLKRELQQLAATSGGLAANTTITVDGFQSSAPLPPKSSIAYIKVNPDLFSAEYRQPPFDGGRVEVYTRPGQSVFHGALFTTNGSPWMNARDPFSTSRAALGKQRYGFELNGPVRKKGSDFALTLEHRTIDNYAVVNAITLDDQGNQQNTIANVAAPQQLWLATARLGWQLNEKNTFTTSYNGNVNHSQNVGVGGTSLAETGYSSGTYDHTLRLLNVTTVSPKLMHEARLAFDWTGETDVPSATTPQVQVAGAFTSGGASIGQQRLHTFEIEADDDAILSTAKHLLKIGTQFKMYNVSDQLTTNFNGLYTFGGGSAPVLDASGNPIPGQTEIISGLEQYRRAKLGLAGGTPTAFNNVTGTPQVNFTQVRNALYIQDTWKVRPKLQIAMGFRYYLQTSPLTMNGATPRLGIAWSPDKKEKWQLHAHIGLFTGQYGTSDYQELQREDGVHRITSTVYNPIYNDPFDGATVIHSIRQASPHLQNITYVIDNLGGTHTFPHGWSVNTDVYWGRIWNYTRTLNINSPLNDNPTGPRPIAPNLNILQAANSGQGKANVEFFGINQHELKHLNFFFGAVRVDLIDNTNDDTFFTPQSSRTDAGEFAPRNGQGRWQIFGNGMLKLPEKLQLSTNLQVQSGIPYNITTGFDNNGDGNFNDRPQYAPAGDPNAIPTQWGLLVSSGGIGAFPRNAGRTPWTVHMDTNIERKFQLNNPKADHPQSLTFNVRSSNLLNHENVTSVGGVLGSPLFGRPYAADNGRRVEAGVRYSF from the coding sequence ATGAAGATACTTCATGCCTCGGCGGCGTGCGCGATACTGCTGTGCTTAAATCTGTCGGCGCAGACCCCGTGCAGCGGCTCCAAAGTGGCCGGCACCGTACGAGACACCACGGGTGCAATCATCCCCGGAGCCAGCGTCACGCTTGACGGAGGTGAGACAACGCAGAGTGGCGATGCCGGTCAGTTTCGATTTGCCTGTGCCGCCGCCGGTCAGCACGACCTGCAAGTCAGCGCCACCAGCTTCGCGGCCAAAGATATCAAAGTGCATGTACCGCAACCCAAGACAGAACTGGTCGTTATTCTGCAGCCCGAAGATGTGACTACGTCCGTCAACGTCGGCGAAGACAGCGGCAATGAAGTAAACGCCGCGGCCAGCGGCACCTCTCAAACCATTGCAGGTGATCAGCTCAGCACGCTCGCCGACGATCCCGACGACCTTAAGCGCGAGCTGCAACAACTGGCCGCGACCAGCGGTGGCCTCGCCGCCAACACCACCATCACCGTGGACGGCTTCCAAAGCTCTGCGCCGCTTCCGCCTAAGAGCTCTATCGCGTACATCAAGGTCAATCCCGACCTCTTCTCCGCAGAGTATCGTCAGCCACCGTTCGACGGCGGTCGCGTCGAGGTCTACACCAGGCCCGGTCAAAGCGTATTTCACGGCGCACTCTTCACCACCAACGGCAGCCCCTGGATGAACGCCCGCGATCCCTTTTCCACCAGCCGCGCAGCACTGGGTAAGCAGCGTTACGGCTTCGAATTGAACGGCCCGGTGCGCAAAAAAGGTAGTGACTTCGCGCTCACATTAGAGCACCGCACTATCGACAACTATGCCGTCGTCAACGCCATTACACTCGACGACCAGGGCAACCAGCAAAACACCATCGCCAACGTCGCCGCGCCGCAGCAGCTCTGGCTGGCAACAGCGCGTCTCGGCTGGCAGCTCAACGAGAAGAACACCTTCACCACCTCGTATAACGGCAACGTCAATCATTCGCAGAACGTAGGCGTCGGCGGAACATCCTTGGCTGAGACCGGCTACAGCAGCGGAACCTACGACCACACCCTGCGCCTGTTGAACGTCACCACCGTCTCACCCAAGCTGATGCATGAGGCGCGTCTCGCCTTCGACTGGACCGGCGAGACCGATGTGCCCAGTGCGACAACGCCACAGGTACAGGTTGCAGGCGCCTTCACCAGCGGCGGCGCGTCCATCGGCCAGCAGCGGCTGCACACCTTTGAGATCGAGGCCGACGACGACGCCATCCTCAGCACAGCGAAGCATCTGCTCAAGATCGGCACGCAGTTCAAGATGTATAACGTGAGCGATCAGCTCACCACAAACTTCAACGGCCTCTATACCTTCGGCGGCGGCAGCGCGCCTGTGCTCGATGCCAGCGGCAACCCCATCCCCGGCCAGACCGAGATCATCTCAGGCCTCGAGCAATATCGCCGTGCTAAGCTCGGCCTCGCTGGCGGAACACCCACAGCCTTCAACAACGTAACCGGAACTCCGCAGGTCAACTTCACCCAGGTACGCAACGCGCTCTACATTCAGGACACGTGGAAGGTACGGCCAAAGCTGCAAATCGCCATGGGCTTCCGCTACTACTTGCAAACCTCACCGCTCACCATGAACGGAGCCACGCCGCGCCTCGGCATCGCATGGTCGCCCGATAAAAAGGAGAAGTGGCAACTGCACGCGCACATCGGCCTCTTCACCGGACAGTACGGAACCTCCGACTACCAGGAGCTGCAACGCGAAGACGGCGTCCATCGCATCACCAGCACCGTCTACAACCCCATCTACAACGATCCCTTCGACGGCGCGACCGTCATCCACTCCATCCGCCAGGCCTCGCCGCACCTGCAAAACATCACCTATGTGATCGATAATCTGGGCGGCACCCACACCTTCCCGCACGGTTGGTCAGTCAACACCGACGTCTACTGGGGCCGCATCTGGAACTATACGCGCACCCTCAACATCAACTCACCGCTCAACGATAACCCTACCGGTCCGCGTCCAATCGCACCTAATCTCAACATCCTGCAGGCCGCCAACAGTGGTCAGGGCAAAGCCAACGTGGAGTTCTTCGGTATCAACCAGCATGAGCTGAAGCACCTAAACTTCTTCTTCGGTGCCGTCCGCGTCGACCTGATCGACAACACCAACGACGACACTTTCTTTACTCCGCAGAGCTCGCGCACAGACGCAGGTGAGTTCGCGCCGCGAAACGGTCAGGGCCGCTGGCAGATCTTCGGCAACGGAATGCTTAAGTTGCCGGAGAAGCTCCAGCTGAGCACCAACCTGCAAGTCCAGAGCGGCATCCCCTACAACATCACCACCGGCTTCGACAACAACGGCGACGGTAACTTCAACGACCGTCCACAGTACGCTCCCGCGGGCGATCCCAATGCTATCCCCACGCAATGGGGGCTGTTGGTGTCGAGCGGAGGCATCGGTGCCTTTCCACGTAATGCTGGACGAACTCCGTGGACGGTTCATATGGACACGAACATCGAGCGCAAGTTCCAGCTGAACAACCCCAAGGCTGACCATCCGCAGTCGTTGACGTTCAACGTGCGCAGTTCAAACCTGCTCAACCACGAAAACGTCACCAGCGTAGGCGGTGTCCTCGGTTCCCCGCTCTTTGGTCGTCCCTATGCAGCAGATAACGGTCGCCGCGTCGAGGCAGGTGTACGCTACAGCTTCTAA